In Chrysoperla carnea chromosome 2, inChrCarn1.1, whole genome shotgun sequence, the following proteins share a genomic window:
- the LOC123294152 gene encoding liprin-beta-1 isoform X9, protein MATLNNQNYYSNNTYSNTISNGHIHPAVQSFMYTQIDDSTCCDEDFQWISSSRTEEHSPTPNGSSYNSTPPEEQRLSSTQYQKPAPRSTQHNPHRLRTDNSPRRSVERSAPGSLDRRRPHHNHSNRQDRDSKSKSTHTPLQRGEKEYRHQSPSSAYPEFHFPPPPPRCELYNNNGLPPRHWNYASSPSACDEQTQWNGGSTEYCNDYDCFHKHHERNDPKRYGSSSLLVEYPSPGGPGGGNTHQYHHRLGSQPDLYGTPEVDRGGRGLMSPLHSWRGLPPSQHMCCAAYHTLPPMPCCHHGPPTGCYDSDVRNYSTWNNYHKSGEQDEKIKRLENDKDTLQMQVQVLTEQIETQSDKIAELEKLLSEKKQLLGNAEDLLQRVRTLATYIASHIDKQKEMLSRSSLETQKLELMSAMSELKLQQAALERENIELRTSHYASQLNGNHVITNQSATLTNINKKPPLIPRTSPIPQHTSTPVHHSTNTNQISSTILSSTPSPISGNTTSNTPLSTRNDDNQPRTPPPNYRRTVDLHYGSLPRQTYLSTNGLIMDNNANSSQTNLTGVPNSASVPSRKGVAFGKGISSLLGGARGRGHSVPNLAETEKVVIEDSNDGVNSFSPQASPSLNKNKGIKKIFGKMKRSGSGNLDDLSGDGEFRRGGVRATAGPRLCWSQPPDSKRPDKPFHEWDIENICDWLQELGLEAYLTEAKRWVKDGAQLQAATGHEFEKELGIKNPLHRKKLQLAILDLTDNGTNDTLLASAGRLDTAWVLRWLDDTGLPQHKDAFLQARIDGRLLHRLTVDDLATLHVTSLLHATSIRRGIQVLREHDFDPGCLIRRSLPDESLPETKDIALWTAHRVMEWLRVVDLAEYAPNLRGAGVHGALMVYEPKFTAELMATLLNIPPSKTLLRRHLSTHFKELLGRDVIQEKREAETVLGYIPLTPATKLKIVKKSQFSLKRKKSKGELDFGDLVCPMKTGQSSSQSGEIIANNNGTSTHGDAISSGTMKKTPGEKDMAVYHLVNDGGTDDVFHAHRSSPLPQRLKDSILV, encoded by the exons ATGGCtacattaaataatcaaaattattattcaaataatacttATAGTAATACAATCTCAAATGGACATATTCATCCAGCTGTACAATCTTTCATGTATACACAAATTG ATGATTCAACATGTTGTGATGAAGATTTTCAATGGATAAGCAGTTCACGTACAGAAGAACATTCCCCAACGCCAAATGGCTCCTCATATAATAGTACGCCACCAGAGGAGCAACGACTTTCTAGTACACAGTATCAAAAACCAGCACCCCGTAGCACACAGCATAATCCTCATCGATTACGAACGGATAATTCACCTCGACGATCGGTAGAACGCTCTGCACCAGGTAGCTTAGATCGCCGACGTCCACATCACAATCATTCAAATCGACAAGATCGGGATAGTAAATCGAAATCAACGCATACACCACTACAACGTGGTGAAAAAGAATATCGACATCAATCACCGTCATCCGCGTATCCAGAATTTCATTTTCCACCGCCACCACCTCGATGtgaattatacaataataatggcTTACCTCCAAGACATTGGAATTATGCCTCATCGCCTTCTGCATGCGATGAACAAACACAATGGAATGGTGGAAGTACAGAATATTGCAACGATTACGATTGCTTTCATAAACATCATGAACGAAACGATCCAAAACGATATGGGAGCTCATCGCTGCTAGTAGAATATCCATCTCCAGGTGGCCCTGGAGGTGGAAACACACACCAATATCATCATCGTCTTGGTAGTCAACCTGATTTGTATGGAACTCCAGAAGTAGATCGGGGCGGGCGTGGACTCATGTCACCGTTACATTCTTGGCGTGGTTTACCCCCATCTCAACATATGTGTTGTGCGGCATATCATACGTTGCCACCAATGCCATGTTGCCATCATGGACCTCCTACAGGATGTTATGATTCTGATGTACGTAATTATAGCACATGGAATAATTATCAtaag tcTGGCGAACAAGATGAGAAAATTAAACGATTGGAAAATGATAAAGACACATTACAAATGCAAGTACAAGTATTAACGGAACAAATTGAAACACAATCGGATAAAATTGCTGAATTAGAGAAATTAttaagtgaaaagaaacaactGCTCGGCAATGCAGAGGATCTCTTGCAGAGAGTAAGGACACTCGCTACTTACATAGCCAGCCACATTGATAAgcaaaaa GAAATGTTATCACGTTCCTCGTTAGAAACACAAAAATTGGAATTAATGTCAGCTATGTCTgaattaaaattacaacaaGCAGCATTAGAACGTGAAAATATTGAATTGCGCACTAGTCATTATGCATCGCAATTAAATGGTAATCATGTGATTACAAATCAATCAGCAAcgttaacaaatattaataaaaaaccaccATTAATACCAAGAACATCTCCCATACCACAGCATACTTCCACGCCAGTACACCATTCAACAAATACAAATCAA atATCTTCCACAATATTATCATCAACGCCTAGTCCAATATCAGGAAATACAACCAGTAATACACCGTTGTCAACTCGTAATGATGATAATCAACCGAGg ACACCACCACCAAATTATCGACGCACTGTGGATTTGCATTATGGCAGTTTACCACGTCAAACGTATTTATCAACAAATGGTCTAATAATGGATAATAATGCAAATAGTTCACAAACAAATTTAACAGGAGTTCCTAATTCAGCGAGTGTGCCATCTAGAAAAGGTGTTGCATTTGGTAAAGGAATATCTTCACTACTTGGGGGGGCTAGAGGTCGTGGGCATTCAGTACCGAATTTAG cgGAAACAGAAAAAGTAGTTATTGAAGATTCAAACGATGGGGTTAATAGTTTTTCACCGCAAGCATCGCcatcattgaataaaaataaaggtattaaaaaaatatttggaaaaatgaaACGATCAGGATCAGGCAATTTAGATGATTTATCAGGTGATGGTGAATTTCGTCGTGGTGGTGTGCGTGCAACTGCTGGTCCGCGTTTATGTTGGAGCCAACCACCAGATTCGAAAAG ACCAGATAAACCATTCCATGAATGGGATATCGAAAACATATGTGATTGGCTACAAGAATTAGGATTAGAAGCGTATTTAACTGAAGCGAAACGTTGGGTTAAAGATGGTGCACAATTGCAAGCTGCTACTGGTCATGAATTTGAAAAGGAATTGGGCATTAAAAATCCATTACATCGAAAGAAATTGCAATtagcaattttagatttaactGATAATGGAACAAATGATACGTTGCTAGCGTCAGCAGGACGGTTGGATACGGCATGGGTGCTACGATGGCTAGATGATACAGGGTTACCACAACACAAAGATGCATTTTTACAAGCACGTATTGATGGACGATTACTACATCGTTTAACAGTGGATGATTTAGCTACACTTCATGTGACGTCTTTATTACATGCTACAAGTATACGTCGTGGTATTCAAGTTTTGAGAGAACATGATTTTGATCCCGGATGTTTAATACGGCGATCGTTACCTG aTGAATCACTGCCAGAGACAAAAGATATAGCGTTATGGACAGCACATCGTGTCATGGAATGGTTACGTGTTGTAGATTTAGCTGAATATGCACCAAATTTACGTGGTGCTGGTGTACATGGGGCATTAATGGTATATGAACCAAAATTTACAGCCGAATTAATGGCAACATTATTAAATATACCACCTAGTAAAACATTATTACGACGGCATTTAAGCACTCACTTCAAAGAATTACTTGGACGTGATGTGATACAAGAGAAACGTGAAGCTGAAACTGTATTAGGTTATATACCATTGACACCAGCTACCAAATTAAAA attgttAAGAAatcacaattttctttaaaacgtAAGAAAAGTAAAGGTGAATTAGACTTTGGCGATTTGGTGTGTCCAATGAAAACTGGACAATCATCATCCCAGTCAGGTGAAATTATTGCCAATAATAATGGCACTTCTACACATGGGGATGCTATTAGTAGTGGT ACGATGAAGAAAACACCAGGCGAAAAGGACATGGCTGTTTATCATCTCGTTAATGATGGTGGTACAGATGATGTATTCCATGCACATCGATCATCCCCATTACCACAACGGCTAAAAGATTCCATTCTtgtctaa